The segment CCGGCTCACCACTCTTACACGTGAGAAGATCATGTATTACATTATCCGTGACTATCTAGGATATGGTGAGATCGATGCCATGATGCGCGATCTGTTAATAGAAGATATATCCTGTGATGGTCCTAATACGCCGATCTACATATACCACAAGAAGTATGAGTCCATTCCTTCAAATGTGCTGTTCGATTCGGACGATCATCTGGACCCACTCGCTATCAGGCTTGCACAAATATGTGGTAAGCATATCTCCATAGCAAATCCGTTGCTTGATGCAACGTTGCCTGATGGTTCACGTATACAATTAACACTTGGAAGAGAGATCACTACCCGGGGTAGTACTTTTACCATACGTCGATTCAATGAGGATCCAATTACACCTTCCGATCTTATTGGTTATCATACGTTCTCGACAGCAATGCTGGCATACATGTGGCTTGCTGTGGATTCAAGCAAGAGTGTCATCTTCTCCGGAGGTACTGCTTCAGGAAAGACCTCTGCAATGAACGCTATTTCAATATTTATCCAGCCGGAAATGAAGATCGTTTCCATTGAGGATACAAGGGAATTGAACCTTGCTCACCCCAACTGGATCCCCGGTGTTACACGTGAAGCATTTGGTGGCGAATCCAAAGGTTCCATTGAAATGTATGAACTGTTGAGGGCATCACTGAGGCAGCGTCCGGAATATATCCTGGTGGGTGAAGTAAGAGGTGCTGAAGCATATGTTCTGTTCCAGGCAATGTCAACAGGACACACAACGTTCTCTACAATGCATGCTGACTCTGTGCAGTCGATCGTACACAGGCTTGAGAACCCTCCGATCAATATCCCGAGGATCATGATACAGGCTCTTGATATTGTATCTTTGCAGGTTCAGGTAAAAGTGGATGGTGAAAGGGTCAGGCGGTGTAAAACTCTTACAGAGATCGTTGGTGTTGATCCAAGGACTGGTGAGTTGCTGACAAATGAAGTATTCTCCTGGAATGCTGCAAAGGATCTTTTCCAGTACTCAGGCCGCTCCTATGTTCTCGAGAGTGTTATGGATGCAAGAGGTTGGACCGAGGCCAGGGTAAGGGAGGAGTTACAACAGCGTCAGGA is part of the Methanococcoides orientis genome and harbors:
- a CDS encoding type II/IV secretion system ATPase subunit, with the translated sequence MFLIVVMIRNGNYQRRGIMVENLNPQNAEKEDEIESVEDGIVDIVDIVEDDSLSDELYTEELDENIEDMESISTDDEDESDDQNKLPEEIESLWEKTIKEIAEEEEEVEEFEETPMFIFKKEPFHKRVINAFKTKDFEVEEYDVAIHGPLVDISLDEESGFEEIEFFEINPPYSYVRVSYNSDLHEYQYQVLEPEFTDEEEQLFRMIKERIAEVLHAHLKSMSREVAEEYLRKNVNIFLVDYRIRLTTLTREKIMYYIIRDYLGYGEIDAMMRDLLIEDISCDGPNTPIYIYHKKYESIPSNVLFDSDDHLDPLAIRLAQICGKHISIANPLLDATLPDGSRIQLTLGREITTRGSTFTIRRFNEDPITPSDLIGYHTFSTAMLAYMWLAVDSSKSVIFSGGTASGKTSAMNAISIFIQPEMKIVSIEDTRELNLAHPNWIPGVTREAFGGESKGSIEMYELLRASLRQRPEYILVGEVRGAEAYVLFQAMSTGHTTFSTMHADSVQSIVHRLENPPINIPRIMIQALDIVSLQVQVKVDGERVRRCKTLTEIVGVDPRTGELLTNEVFSWNAAKDLFQYSGRSYVLESVMDARGWTEARVREELQQRQDVMEWARLKKITHFRDFSKIVVAYKREPETLLKVIRQDLNG